In one Portunus trituberculatus isolate SZX2019 chromosome 31, ASM1759143v1, whole genome shotgun sequence genomic region, the following are encoded:
- the LOC123511209 gene encoding uncharacterized protein LOC123511209, with protein MSMGVGDSSDLIHGGGGSLRVFWLSRTDFEKKLLVVVCVLSIAVVGLTVGVAVLAARNAAVSCQTLSLKMSEATSDTHSITPTPTPTLKQASSSPLIARYRRSTHTTLHTNPHTAAHPHIHTVVAAPLH; from the exons ATGTCCATGGGTGTTGGGGACAGTTCTGACCTTATTCATGGAgg GGGAGGCAGCCTACGCGTTTTCTGGCTTTCACGCACAGACTTCGAGAAGAAGCTGCTCGTGGTGGTGTGTGTCCTCTCCATTGCCGTGGTTGGCCTCACCGTGGGTGTTGCCGTCCTCGCCGCACGAA ATGCTGCTGTTTCCTGCCAGACCTTATCGTTGAAGATGTCAGAGGCCACTTCTGACACTCATTCAATCACGCCTACACCGACACCGACACTCAAGCAAGCGTCCTCATCCCCTCTCATCGCGCGGTATCGTCGGTCCACCCACACTACTCTACACACTAATCCACACACAGCCGCACatccacacatacatacagtggTAGCTGCACCTCTTCATTAA